The nucleotide sequence GTGCACGAGGAGTCATCCCGAGTCCGCGGCAGTCCAGCCAGATCACGTATGTCCCTTCCGCACGGATCACTCGGATTCCCGGGATCCGCTCGTCCACGAAACGGCAAAGGAAATCCAGGTTGCCCTCGAGGTACCGGAGCACTTGTCCGAGCCATTCTTCTCCGTGTGTGTATGCGGCCTCGAGCGCGGTTATGCCGAAGAGGTTGACCCCTATGCCGATGCTTCCGAGAACCCGCTCAAATCGTTCTCGAAGGCAGGGATCTGGAACTATGGCGACGGACGTGGCTAGTCCGGCAAGGTTGAAGGTCTTGCTGGGTGCGATGAATGTTAACGTATTGTCCCTAACCTCGTTGGACAGCGATGCAATGGGTATGTGCTTCGAGCTGGAATAGACTATGTCCGAGTGAATCTCGTCGGACGCGATGACTATCCCACGCGACACGCACATCTGGGCCAGGCGGGAGAGCTCCTCCCGAGTCCATACACGCCCCACCGGGTTCGCGGGGCTGCAAAGGATCACAAGCTTGACCCCGAGATCGAGTTGTGCCTCCAGGTCTTCGAAGTCCATAACATACCGGTCCCCTGCCAGAACGAGCTGGCTGTTTACGAGTTCGCGCCCGTTCTCCCTGATAATGCTGAAGAATGGGGGGTAGACGGGCGATTGGATGAGCACCTTGTCCCCAGGTTCAGTAAATGCCATGATGGCTACGGCCAGGCCGGGAACGACGCCCGGGGTCGATAGCATCCATTCAGGCTGGATATCCCAGCCGTGACGCCTGCGAACCCAAGATACCACAGATTCGTGATATGACGTGGGGATATCGGTATACCCGTACACACCGTGCCGTGCCCGCTCAGCTATTGCATCGATGACAGGTTGGGGCGCCTTGAAGTCCATGTCCGCCACCCATAGAGGAAGGATATCTGCCCGACCGAACCTGTGAACCACCCCGTCCCACTTCATCGAGCTCGTATTCCGGCGGTCGAGAACCTGATCGAAATCGTAGACCATCAACGCGACGCTCCTTCCAAATCTGTTGGTCCCAGGGAGAGTTCGTCCCCGGAAGCCGCGGTCCTCTCTGTGCCTGCGGCACAACACGGACCTCGGCCACGGGGTATAGAATGTAGCGGGTGCGAACACAGGCTGTGAACACCAGCTGCGAACGCCAACGAGCGAGGTGACGGACGTTGCTCGAAAGTTTCCTCTCACACCTGGAGGAGCAGGCATTTGGAGTAAGGGATTTCCGCAGGCACGTGCACAGGCTGGACGGCCAGACGGCCAGCGTGTCTGAGCATAATCATCGGATCGCTGTCATCACCGGCCCTCCGCTGCCGGGCCCGAAAGGTCATGTGCATAGAATAAGCGGAACCACCGCAAAGGGCAAGACTCACGCGCACACCCACGAGATCCGGGGATGGACAGGGCCGCCCAATTCCAACGATGCCAACCACACCCACAGCGTAGACCTGAAAACGCTCACAACAGCGTCTCACGTGCACGAAGTCTACGGGGCCACAAGCAGTTTCGTGGCGAACCGGTCCCTTGCGGCCAGACTTGAGACAAGAGATGGGGTCCTTTCTCAACGATAAGGACATCGCCCATACCCCGAAGGAGTGACTAACCAGGCTTGGACCGAGCCGGGGTCGCCGCTAGGCCGGCGGCCCCGGGCCTCGTACAGGGCTGACTGCTCCCCCATCAACCGTGAACTCCGACGTCACACGGCCTGTGCGCCGGAAATCCTCCGCGGTCTCGGGGTGGCAAGTGAAGACGAGGATCTGGCATACCTCTGAGATGCCGGCCAGGACTTCGGCGGCGGCGCGGGCCCGGACCGGGTCGAAGTTGACGAGAATGTCATCCACTATCACCGGAAGGGACTCGGTGCGAGAGCAATACTCCCTGACCAGGCCACACCTGACCGACAGGTAGAGTTGCTGTTCGGTTCCGTGACTCAGCCGTATTGGAGCCAGCCTGCGACCGTTTAGATCCACGGCCTCCATGGACCCCAGATTCCCGGTGAGCGGGGCGATGATGGATGGGTACCTTCCTGCTGTCATCGTTGCGAACGCGGAGGAGGCCCGTCTCAGCACTCCCGGCTGCCGATCTCGCTCGTACCGGTCGCAAGCCCGATCCAGGAGTTCCTGGCAGACGGACCAGACGGCCCATTGCCGCACTTCGCTTGCGAGTTCGAGTTCGGCCGCATGGAGCCGTGCAAGCCCGGACGCGAGTTCGTCCTTGCGCTCCATCGCCAACCGGCGCTCCTCGAGCTGGGCGAGTTCCCGCGTCTTGTCCTCGAGAATCTCCCCGAGCCTCTCCCGGTGATTCTTTGCGCTCTCAAACTCCGCCTCAACTTCTTCCTTCGTGTGTGAGGATTGCTCCTGCTCCATGCGCCCGCGGCTTTCCGCGGGGAACGCAGCCTCCAACTGAGCAGCGAGCTCTCGTTCCCTTGTCGCGAGGGCCGTCCGGTCTCGAACCCTCTCGCGTGCCTCACAGACCTCCCGAACCAGTCCGGCCACGGCTTCGCCCGAGCGGTCCGGCTCGGTAGCCTCCCTTCCCAAGGCCCGCAGAATTTCGTTTACCTGGCGGGTGTAAGAACCTACCCTTTCTCGGGCCACGTCAAGTGCCTGCTTGGCCCCCTGTGCGTCCTCCCTCCGGCGCAGCGCGTCCCTCACTGAGTCGAGAGTCGCCTGCGCGCCGTCATACCCGAAGGACGGATCGATTCCGCGTTCCTGCAACCAGGTACGCCATTT is from Bacillota bacterium and encodes:
- a CDS encoding PatB family C-S lyase, whose protein sequence is MVYDFDQVLDRRNTSSMKWDGVVHRFGRADILPLWVADMDFKAPQPVIDAIAERARHGVYGYTDIPTSYHESVVSWVRRRHGWDIQPEWMLSTPGVVPGLAVAIMAFTEPGDKVLIQSPVYPPFFSIIRENGRELVNSQLVLAGDRYVMDFEDLEAQLDLGVKLVILCSPANPVGRVWTREELSRLAQMCVSRGIVIASDEIHSDIVYSSSKHIPIASLSNEVRDNTLTFIAPSKTFNLAGLATSVAIVPDPCLRERFERVLGSIGIGVNLFGITALEAAYTHGEEWLGQVLRYLEGNLDFLCRFVDERIPGIRVIRAEGTYVIWLDCRGLGMTPRALREFMVSRARVGLNDGVPFGPGGEGFQRINIACPNSILGEALERIETASKSLQYRQ
- a CDS encoding YmaF family protein; translation: MLESFLSHLEEQAFGVRDFRRHVHRLDGQTASVSEHNHRIAVITGPPLPGPKGHVHRISGTTAKGKTHAHTHEIRGWTGPPNSNDANHTHSVDLKTLTTASHVHEVYGATSSFVANRSLAARLETRDGVLSQR